The genomic window ggcaacggcctcatcctcaccgcCGTAGCCtgcgaccaccgcctccacacccccatgtacttcttcctcatCAACCTTGCTCTCCTCGAcatgggctgcatctccaccactctccccaaagccatggccaatgccctctggaacaccagggccatctcctatcaaGGGTGTTCTGCACAAGTCTTCTTTTTAGTCTTCTTGTTCAGTTCAGAGTATTTCCTCCTCACTGTCATGGCCTAcgaccgctacgttgccatctgccagcccctgcactacgggagcctcctgggcagcagagcttgtgcccagatggcagcagctgcctggggcagtggctttctccacgctgtcctgcacacggccaatacattttccctgcctctCTGTTGTGGCAATACCCTCAagcagttcttctgtgaaattccccagatcctcaagctctcctgctcagactCCTACCTAAGGGAATCTCAACTTACTACagctactgcttttctgttgttggggtgttttgttttcattgctctgtcctacgtgcagatcttcagggccgTGCTGAGGATCCCTTCACagcagggccggcacaaagccttttccacgtgtctccctcacctggccgtggtctcccT from Oxyura jamaicensis isolate SHBP4307 breed ruddy duck unplaced genomic scaffold, BPBGC_Ojam_1.0 oxyUn_random_OJ71831, whole genome shotgun sequence includes these protein-coding regions:
- the LOC118159725 gene encoding olfactory receptor 1F12-like; amino-acid sequence: MCNSSSITEFLLLAFANTQELQLLYFALFLGIYLAALLGNGLILTAVACDHRLHTPMYFFLINLALLDMGCISTTLPKAMANALWNTRAISYQGCSAQVFFLVFLFSSEYFLLTVMAYDRYVAICQPLHYGS